A region from the Spirochaetota bacterium genome encodes:
- a CDS encoding ATP-binding cassette domain-containing protein encodes MQDNVIELRDVTFGFGTHIIFNGLSLSFTRGTFTVIVGGSGEGLSTLLKLAYGIYNPRSGSVTIEGIDTVRSPKADIMKMKSRNGFVFQDDALFSSRTAYQNLAMHRKYNTNMSDAEIEKEIIEHVARFGLTKDRIITARPNVLSGRERRFVNYLRSIIHSPEILFLDSVFDGIDQQADALIRNEICRYVTSGIPITVLAVCNKVSEFAFLAARVIAFKDHVPCFDGSYEEFKKRAEADEYLAEFK; translated from the coding sequence ATGCAGGATAACGTGATAGAACTCAGGGATGTTACCTTCGGATTCGGTACACATATCATTTTCAACGGGCTTTCACTTTCGTTCACGCGCGGGACATTCACCGTCATCGTCGGCGGGAGCGGCGAAGGTCTTTCTACGCTCCTTAAGCTCGCGTATGGGATATACAATCCGCGTTCGGGAAGCGTAACGATCGAAGGCATCGACACGGTGCGGTCGCCGAAAGCGGACATCATGAAGATGAAAAGCAGGAACGGGTTCGTATTCCAGGACGATGCTCTTTTTTCGTCGCGAACGGCGTATCAGAACCTGGCGATGCACCGTAAATACAACACGAATATGAGCGATGCGGAAATAGAGAAGGAGATCATTGAGCACGTTGCGCGGTTCGGGCTCACGAAAGACCGCATCATCACCGCGCGTCCCAATGTGCTTTCCGGGCGCGAGCGGCGATTCGTCAATTATCTGCGCTCGATCATACACAGCCCGGAGATACTGTTCCTCGATTCTGTATTCGACGGCATCGATCAGCAGGCGGATGCGCTCATCAGGAACGAAATATGCCGCTATGTCACCTCAGGGATACCGATCACGGTTCTTGCCGTCTGCAACAAAGTATCCGAATTTGCGTTCCTCGCTGCGCGTGTCATCGCTTTCAAGGACCATGTCCCCTGTTTTGACGGGAGTTATGAGGAGTTCAAGAAGCGGGCAGAAGCAGATGAATATTTAGCCGAGTTCAAATAA
- a CDS encoding ABC transporter permease, whose amino-acid sequence MALRAIAKDLIATPALRFVDQAGGILSLLIYSLAEVFQINKPDTDVVYEETVKQVYFSGVTSFPLIAFMALALGAGINFSAAMASGLLGADMVAGLIITVILREGGPLLTAIVLISRSGTAISAEIGAIVIGHELEALESLGVDPIRLIVLPRILGMMISMFVLTVLFAAVGIIGGLGISSILNPKVPFLSFLNTFLSVLSFGDILLLFVKGIVLGSLVSVTSVYYGFKTSGSTSAIAISAQSGVMSGFLWVFLFNILITVLYYIARSIH is encoded by the coding sequence ATGGCGCTGCGCGCGATCGCAAAAGACCTTATCGCAACTCCGGCACTGCGGTTCGTCGATCAGGCGGGGGGTATACTCTCGCTTTTGATATATTCGCTTGCCGAAGTATTCCAGATAAACAAGCCGGATACCGATGTCGTGTATGAAGAAACGGTAAAACAGGTTTACTTTTCAGGGGTGACATCATTCCCGCTCATCGCGTTCATGGCGCTCGCGCTCGGGGCCGGCATCAATTTCTCGGCGGCGATGGCTTCCGGACTGCTCGGTGCCGATATGGTCGCCGGACTCATCATTACGGTCATTCTCCGCGAGGGAGGGCCGCTCCTTACCGCCATTGTGCTCATCTCACGGAGCGGTACCGCAATATCCGCTGAAATAGGCGCCATTGTCATCGGACATGAGCTTGAAGCGCTTGAATCGCTCGGCGTCGATCCCATACGTCTTATCGTTCTCCCGCGCATTCTCGGCATGATGATATCCATGTTCGTGCTTACCGTGCTTTTTGCGGCAGTGGGTATTATCGGAGGTCTCGGGATCAGTTCGATACTGAACCCGAAAGTGCCGTTCCTCTCATTCCTCAATACCTTTCTTTCCGTTCTTTCATTCGGCGATATCCTTCTTCTTTTTGTCAAAGGGATAGTGCTCGGGTCATTGGTATCGGTGACTTCGGTTTATTACGGATTTAAAACGAGCGGCTCGACATCGGCGATCGCCATATCGGCGCAAAGCGGTGTCATGAGCGGTTTTCTCTGGGTTTTTCTCTTCAATATCCTTATCACGGTACTCTATTATATTGCACGGTCGATACACTGA
- a CDS encoding flagellar filament outer layer protein FlaA, with the protein MKKILLVCAGIFMVSGLYALTNATLIDFSITGDKAALQSKDDAAKSDSDEIMKLSDIYNPNWAVVLNDSAQMIENRKLSYCSDVTSQSKGKVLGVRIHFPTAPWNSYGLVKPPFEFEIYGGPDGTRFMDGKGVLKNVGTIRSISSWVCGRNYVVNYIVNIKNDQEAVSAHSLGYLNFVGWSQVKWDNPNYLANARDRVLRRVPLYPRSTPSVKLDSLQFYRTADNLGGNFVAYVKDVAMEFEEAVIDKDADIDDEGVWGILKAESDRKKALENRRLKEIRELRDLEERRIAGSAKGSTSTASTNK; encoded by the coding sequence ATGAAGAAGATCCTTCTCGTGTGCGCGGGCATCTTCATGGTGTCGGGTCTCTACGCCCTGACCAATGCAACGCTCATCGATTTCTCCATCACCGGGGATAAGGCGGCATTGCAGTCAAAGGATGACGCGGCAAAAAGCGATTCCGACGAGATCATGAAGCTCTCCGATATCTACAATCCGAACTGGGCGGTCGTGCTCAACGACTCGGCGCAGATGATAGAGAACAGGAAACTATCCTATTGCTCGGATGTAACGAGTCAGAGCAAAGGAAAGGTGCTGGGGGTTCGGATACATTTCCCCACTGCTCCTTGGAACAGCTACGGTCTTGTAAAACCCCCGTTCGAATTCGAAATTTACGGCGGACCTGATGGCACCCGTTTCATGGACGGCAAGGGTGTTCTGAAGAATGTCGGGACCATACGGTCCATCAGTTCATGGGTATGCGGCCGGAACTATGTGGTAAATTACATCGTCAATATAAAGAACGACCAGGAAGCGGTCAGCGCCCACTCTCTCGGCTATCTCAATTTCGTCGGCTGGAGCCAGGTGAAATGGGATAACCCGAATTACCTTGCCAATGCACGTGACCGTGTACTGCGCCGCGTGCCGCTCTATCCGAGAAGCACGCCGTCCGTCAAACTGGACTCACTGCAGTTCTATCGCACTGCGGACAATCTCGGCGGCAATTTCGTGGCATACGTAAAGGACGTTGCTATGGAATTCGAAGAAGCGGTCATCGACAAGGATGCCGACATCGATGATGAAGGCGTGTGGGGCATTTTGAAGGCGGAAAGTGATCGCAAAAAAGCCCTTGAGAACAGGCGCCTCAAGGAGATACGCGAACTTCGCGATCTCGAAGAGCGCCGCATCGCCGGGTCCGCAAAGGGCTCGACTTCAACGGCTTCGACGAACAAATAA
- a CDS encoding helix-turn-helix domain-containing protein: protein MDIRTIIPAGTFSSLYDAFYRNFLIGLAVTDAAGRFVHTREGTKVSFCSNEDSTGLCPVCIEENIFAINESLRFGNTYIMNSHTGLLFFAVPVMVNQSVIGGIVSSRILPMELYTIITDEKNTNDYISDEHIIRNVKSIPVIEAGTVRIASENLFSLSVAHNLVNETFLAARRASNEQEANIAEAIATTKVHSENYHLLYLYKEKDLIERIKANDRHGAVRILNDILVGIFGVSNTPIDVIKVRLMELIVIISRAAVEAGVKSETLLGLNYSYFRDIAKLDDAVGLTHWIVRVLENYISEVGAHGETTRDGRIARALRYVEEHHTSRITLDEVSSAVGLSPSHFAHEFKKEVGVSFITYVNNVKLTRAAGMLTSTANSVVEIAYDLGYSDQSYFIKQFKAKYKMTPLAYRNHYQRPARKKTI from the coding sequence ATGGACATACGAACGATAATACCTGCCGGGACCTTCTCTTCCCTCTACGACGCGTTCTACCGCAATTTTCTCATCGGCCTTGCCGTGACCGACGCGGCTGGCCGCTTCGTCCATACACGCGAAGGCACGAAGGTCTCATTCTGTTCGAACGAGGACAGCACCGGGCTTTGCCCTGTATGCATCGAAGAGAACATCTTCGCCATCAATGAATCGCTCCGCTTCGGCAATACGTACATAATGAATTCTCATACCGGTCTCCTCTTTTTCGCTGTGCCGGTCATGGTCAATCAATCGGTCATCGGCGGCATCGTATCATCGCGCATACTGCCGATGGAGCTCTATACCATCATCACCGATGAGAAGAACACGAATGATTATATCAGCGACGAACATATCATCCGCAACGTGAAGAGCATTCCGGTCATCGAGGCGGGGACGGTGCGTATCGCGTCCGAAAACCTCTTCTCTCTCTCGGTCGCGCATAATCTTGTCAACGAAACGTTCCTTGCCGCGCGGCGTGCGTCGAACGAACAGGAAGCGAACATCGCTGAGGCCATCGCCACCACCAAGGTGCATTCGGAGAACTATCATCTCCTGTACCTGTACAAGGAAAAGGACCTCATCGAGCGCATCAAGGCGAACGACCGCCACGGCGCGGTGCGCATCCTCAACGATATTCTCGTCGGCATATTCGGCGTGAGCAATACCCCCATCGATGTCATCAAGGTGCGGCTTATGGAGCTCATCGTCATTATTTCCCGTGCTGCGGTGGAAGCGGGTGTGAAGAGCGAAACGCTCCTCGGGCTCAACTATTCCTATTTCCGCGATATTGCGAAGCTCGATGACGCCGTGGGCCTTACGCACTGGATCGTACGCGTGCTTGAGAACTATATCAGCGAGGTCGGCGCGCACGGCGAAACGACGCGCGACGGCCGCATCGCGCGGGCGCTGCGATACGTTGAGGAACACCATACGAGCCGTATCACGCTCGACGAGGTGTCATCCGCCGTGGGGCTCTCGCCGTCGCACTTCGCGCATGAATTCAAGAAAGAGGTCGGCGTATCGTTCATTACCTATGTCAACAATGTCAAGCTCACACGGGCGGCAGGCATGCTCACCTCGACAGCGAATTCCGTCGTCGAGATAGCGTATGACCTCGGCTACAGCGATCAAAGCTATTTCATCAAGCAGTTCAAGGCGAAATACAAGATGACGCCGCTCGCCTACCGCAATCACTATCAGCGCCCCGCGCGTAAAAAAACGATATGA
- a CDS encoding peptidoglycan recognition family protein has protein sequence MMFSRCTVIAALAVTAFLPAAPFFIDRSYELQPSREYCELAKQYSRVHYGIDSAALTVPRIIAIHMTECGTMDQTLAQFNHPRLTGRREIEHGGQWNVGSHFIVDANGTIFSFIPLEYMARHIIGLNHTAVGIENIAANNEALTEAQLFANVQLVLYLKSVRPSITHVIGHHEYTDTFRTHYRLMRMLDEQYRPHYRGDPGERFMRLLREGLSLHGLDLFD, from the coding sequence ATGATGTTCTCCCGCTGTACCGTCATCGCCGCACTCGCCGTCACGGCATTCCTTCCGGCAGCACCGTTCTTCATCGACCGTTCCTATGAGCTTCAGCCGTCGCGGGAATACTGCGAACTTGCAAAACAGTATTCGCGCGTGCATTACGGCATCGACAGCGCAGCGCTTACCGTTCCGCGCATCATCGCCATACACATGACCGAATGCGGCACCATGGACCAGACACTCGCACAGTTCAATCACCCGCGCCTGACCGGGCGCCGTGAGATAGAGCACGGGGGGCAGTGGAACGTCGGATCCCATTTCATCGTCGATGCGAACGGAACGATATTCAGCTTCATTCCGCTCGAGTACATGGCAAGGCATATCATCGGCCTTAATCACACCGCCGTCGGCATTGAGAACATCGCGGCGAACAATGAGGCGTTGACCGAGGCGCAGCTTTTTGCGAACGTGCAGCTCGTGCTGTACCTGAAATCGGTACGTCCGAGCATCACGCATGTCATCGGTCATCATGAATATACGGACACCTTCCGCACCCATTACCGGCTGATGCGTATGCTGGATGAACAGTACCGCCCGCACTACCGGGGCGACCCCGGCGAGCGGTTCATGCGGCTCCTGCGCGAGGGACTATCCCTGCATGGTCTTGATCTTTTTGACTGA
- the coaD gene encoding pantetheine-phosphate adenylyltransferase has translation MDMAIYPGSFDPFTIGHYDVLLRAQKLFGKILVAVAADAAKRTVFAAPERVTMIREALRTVSGIEVVSFEGLLAAFMRTRGIRIAIRGIRTAADLAYEMEMASANRMLNTDMDTVFIGSEGRFAQISSTLVREIASHGGDISPFVPPAVVPFIAAKFPRSR, from the coding sequence ATGGACATGGCCATCTATCCCGGCAGTTTCGATCCGTTCACCATCGGACATTATGATGTGCTTCTCCGCGCGCAGAAGCTGTTCGGGAAGATACTTGTCGCTGTCGCCGCCGATGCGGCGAAGCGGACCGTGTTCGCGGCACCTGAGCGGGTAACGATGATACGCGAAGCTCTCCGCACGGTGAGCGGTATAGAGGTCGTGTCGTTCGAAGGGCTGCTTGCTGCGTTCATGAGGACACGCGGCATTCGCATCGCGATACGCGGCATTCGTACCGCTGCCGATCTTGCCTATGAAATGGAGATGGCGAGCGCCAATCGCATGCTCAATACGGATATGGACACGGTGTTCATCGGGAGCGAGGGGCGTTTTGCGCAGATAAGCTCCACACTGGTACGCGAGATAGCATCGCACGGCGGCGATATAAGTCCGTTCGTACCGCCGGCGGTAGTCCCCTTCATCGCTGCGAAATTCCCGCGGTCCCGCTGA
- a CDS encoding HU family DNA-binding protein — MTRSTLVKAVAERTGANVRDIDRIITAVYEAIRGALERGESVELRGLGTFRMRLIRGREGHDFSTGARRRIPDRQRVQFIPGRRLKALTRTAEGNVR, encoded by the coding sequence GTGACGCGCAGCACGCTTGTAAAGGCCGTTGCTGAAAGGACCGGCGCTAATGTTCGCGATATCGACCGCATCATAACGGCTGTCTATGAGGCGATACGCGGGGCGTTGGAACGCGGGGAGAGCGTTGAGTTGCGCGGGCTCGGTACGTTCCGTATGCGGCTCATACGCGGGCGTGAAGGGCACGATTTCTCGACCGGCGCGCGGCGCCGTATCCCCGACCGGCAGAGAGTACAATTCATTCCGGGACGGCGTCTCAAGGCACTGACAAGAACGGCGGAAGGGAACGTCAGATAA
- the rpsT gene encoding 30S ribosomal protein S20 — protein sequence MPNIASAIKRVRKSAVRREHNRSIKSELHTLDVTVQKLITEKKGDDARKAFVMFAKALDKAACKKVIHKNAAARKKSRIAQKINTLVAAK from the coding sequence ATGCCGAATATAGCATCGGCCATCAAACGCGTACGCAAATCGGCGGTACGCCGTGAGCATAACCGTTCCATCAAGAGTGAACTGCACACGCTCGATGTGACCGTGCAGAAGCTCATTACCGAGAAGAAAGGCGATGATGCCAGGAAGGCGTTCGTCATGTTCGCCAAGGCGCTCGACAAGGCGGCCTGCAAGAAGGTCATTCATAAGAATGCCGCCGCCCGCAAGAAATCGCGCATTGCGCAGAAGATCAATACGCTCGTTGCAGCGAAATAA
- a CDS encoding HAD-IIA family hydrolase: protein MNRDLLKNIRCFILDMDGTIYLGSRVFDFTIPFLSALTASGREYLFLTNNSSLSAADYVKKLERLGIPAGKNGVITSGDATIEHLKNAGLTRVFLMGTESLMNDFKHNGFTLTDDKPAAVVLGFDTTITYEKIRTANDLLLSGTPFYATHPDLVCPYLPHPIPDTGAMIKMFEASSGVSPIVIGKPNAPMASAIMRRYGYSLDEIAMVGDRLYTDVKFGLNNGFASILVLSGETDSAMLGESGIAPDHVFSDIGEMGRILGIGP from the coding sequence ATGAATAGAGACCTTCTCAAAAATATCCGTTGCTTCATTCTCGATATGGACGGGACCATCTATCTCGGTTCACGCGTGTTCGATTTCACCATACCGTTCCTCTCCGCGCTTACCGCGAGCGGACGGGAATATCTCTTTCTGACCAACAATTCATCACTTTCCGCCGCCGATTATGTGAAGAAACTTGAACGTCTGGGAATACCGGCGGGGAAGAACGGCGTGATAACATCGGGCGATGCGACGATAGAGCATCTTAAGAACGCCGGTCTTACACGAGTATTCCTCATGGGGACGGAAAGCCTCATGAACGATTTCAAGCACAACGGGTTCACGCTCACCGATGACAAACCGGCAGCCGTCGTGCTCGGTTTCGACACGACGATAACGTACGAGAAGATACGTACTGCGAACGATCTCCTTCTCTCCGGCACGCCCTTCTACGCGACGCATCCCGATCTCGTCTGTCCGTACTTGCCGCATCCCATACCGGACACCGGAGCGATGATAAAGATGTTCGAGGCGTCGTCAGGTGTATCGCCCATCGTCATCGGTAAGCCCAATGCACCGATGGCATCGGCGATAATGAGACGCTACGGATATTCGCTTGATGAGATAGCCATGGTCGGCGATAGATTGTATACCGATGTGAAATTCGGCTTGAACAACGGTTTTGCCTCGATACTTGTGTTGAGCGGCGAGACCGATAGTGCCATGCTTGGTGAGAGCGGTATCGCGCCCGACCATGTGTTCTCCGATATCGGCGAAATGGGCCGAATTCTCGGCATAGGGCCTTAA
- the lpxB gene encoding lipid-A-disaccharide synthase: MKIFLSAGEVSGDMQGAALARELKRLSPKAEIYGIGGRAMASAGVRILDDITSLSTIGLWETLGFILPILKVYNRIKARLISEPPDAVVMIDNQGFNLILSKMCRDEGITNIYYFPPHVSVWGAWNAEKLKETCDLVVTPFPMDEKVYRKADCPVVYPGHPFADMDLKAPVRTKLNAFPKKRFTVGLMPGSRRQEVAALTGIFLDAAIRLSGMLHGDVRFILPVAHAMYKERIERELRKRARAFADIPIMLLEGDATDDIYPLSDAVILSSGTSSLLASLYGKPMVICYRISPITFAVAKSVVTGGIIGMPNLMLGKKVIPELLQGECNPQAIARYTASYLTDAKAYRSMARMLLSVRKIIGKKGVVRRVAKLVLDAAKEHSPIPRREIRGTPFPLSQRSERGKGEERTQNGNNETHARSL, encoded by the coding sequence ATGAAGATATTCCTTTCTGCGGGTGAAGTCTCCGGCGATATGCAGGGGGCCGCACTTGCGCGTGAACTCAAAAGGCTTTCCCCGAAGGCGGAGATCTACGGTATCGGCGGGCGCGCGATGGCGTCCGCGGGTGTGCGGATCCTCGACGATATCACGTCGCTTTCGACCATCGGCCTTTGGGAAACGCTCGGCTTCATCCTTCCTATTCTCAAGGTGTATAACCGCATCAAGGCGCGTCTTATCAGTGAACCGCCCGATGCCGTCGTGATGATAGACAATCAGGGATTCAATCTCATTCTCTCGAAAATGTGCCGCGATGAAGGCATAACGAACATCTACTATTTCCCGCCGCATGTGAGCGTCTGGGGTGCATGGAATGCGGAGAAACTGAAAGAGACATGCGACCTTGTCGTGACGCCGTTCCCCATGGATGAGAAAGTGTACAGGAAGGCGGATTGTCCGGTCGTCTATCCCGGCCATCCCTTCGCGGACATGGACCTCAAAGCACCGGTACGAACGAAATTGAACGCGTTCCCCAAAAAGCGTTTCACCGTGGGGCTCATGCCCGGCAGCCGCCGTCAGGAAGTGGCGGCGCTTACCGGGATATTCCTCGATGCGGCGATACGATTAAGCGGCATGCTTCACGGCGATGTTCGGTTCATCCTGCCCGTTGCTCATGCCATGTATAAGGAGCGTATCGAGCGCGAACTGAGAAAACGCGCGCGCGCGTTCGCCGATATACCGATCATGCTTCTCGAAGGGGATGCCACCGACGACATCTATCCCCTTTCGGATGCCGTCATCCTCTCAAGCGGCACCTCATCGCTCCTTGCATCGCTCTACGGGAAGCCCATGGTCATATGCTATCGCATCTCGCCGATAACCTTCGCCGTGGCGAAGAGCGTCGTCACGGGAGGCATCATCGGCATGCCCAATCTCATGCTCGGGAAAAAAGTGATACCCGAGCTTCTGCAGGGCGAGTGCAATCCGCAGGCGATAGCACGGTACACGGCATCCTATCTTACCGATGCGAAGGCGTACCGTTCGATGGCGCGTATGCTTTTATCCGTGAGGAAGATAATCGGGAAGAAGGGCGTTGTCAGGCGCGTGGCAAAGCTTGTTCTTGATGCAGCGAAGGAACACTCACCCATCCCCCGCCGCGAAATACGCGGCACCCCCTTCCCTCTCTCACAGAGAAGTGAGAGAGGGAAGGGGGAAGAACGAACACAAAATGGAAATAATGAAACTCACGCCCGTTCTCTTTGA
- the lpxA gene encoding acyl-ACP--UDP-N-acetylglucosamine O-acyltransferase produces the protein MATIHPTAIIAKTANIGAGTEIGPYVIIEDDVVIGENNIIEAHTVIKRYVTMGTGNHIHSHAVIGDLPQDTGFDKKKVSFTVIGDGNEFREFVNIHRSKNENGKTVVGNNNYFMENSHVGHDCIIHDRIITVNNFAAGGHVEVFSDVFISACAAIHQFCRVGAFAMVGPCSVVKLDIPPFALADDIPARVYKLNLVGLRRKGFTSTDFKAIEEIYHEWYHGGMLKAQFLEKYADGTVLDKNKRMFVDFLKGSQRGLCAHL, from the coding sequence ATGGCAACGATACACCCCACAGCGATAATTGCAAAGACGGCGAACATAGGAGCCGGTACCGAGATAGGTCCGTACGTCATCATCGAGGATGATGTCGTCATCGGTGAAAATAACATTATCGAGGCGCATACGGTCATCAAACGCTATGTCACCATGGGAACGGGGAATCATATCCATTCGCATGCGGTCATCGGCGATCTCCCGCAGGACACAGGATTTGACAAGAAAAAGGTGAGCTTTACTGTCATCGGCGACGGGAATGAGTTCCGCGAATTCGTGAACATTCACCGCTCGAAGAACGAGAACGGTAAGACCGTCGTTGGGAATAATAATTATTTCATGGAGAACAGCCATGTGGGGCATGACTGCATCATACACGACCGTATCATAACCGTGAACAATTTTGCAGCCGGCGGACACGTTGAAGTATTCAGCGACGTCTTTATTTCTGCCTGCGCAGCCATACATCAATTCTGCCGTGTCGGCGCGTTCGCCATGGTCGGCCCGTGCTCGGTGGTAAAACTCGATATACCGCCCTTCGCGCTGGCAGATGATATCCCTGCACGTGTGTATAAGCTTAATCTGGTCGGTCTGCGGCGCAAGGGTTTCACTTCGACGGATTTTAAGGCCATAGAAGAGATCTATCATGAATGGTACCACGGCGGAATGCTCAAAGCGCAATTCCTTGAGAAGTATGCCGATGGTACAGTGCTGGATAAGAACAAAAGAATGTTCGTCGATTTTTTGAAAGGCTCACAACGGGGCCTGTGTGCACATCTATGA
- the fabZ gene encoding 3-hydroxyacyl-ACP dehydratase FabZ, translated as MSTVFSINDILNFLPHRYPFLLVDKVVELSENWIVGIKNVTMNEPQFTGHFPENPIMPGVLQLEAMAQVGGIYCGDSVIKKGGNVKDKVVFFTTINNVKFKKPVIPGDTMRMEIKIERYVERASAIIVQMHGETKVDNELTCEADLGAWLVPRDKAKQ; from the coding sequence ATGAGCACGGTATTTTCGATCAATGATATCCTGAATTTTCTTCCGCATCGCTATCCGTTCCTGCTCGTCGATAAGGTCGTCGAACTTTCCGAGAACTGGATAGTCGGTATCAAGAACGTGACGATGAACGAACCGCAGTTCACGGGCCATTTCCCCGAGAACCCCATCATGCCGGGCGTGCTCCAGCTTGAGGCGATGGCGCAGGTGGGCGGCATCTACTGCGGCGACAGCGTGATAAAGAAGGGCGGCAATGTGAAGGACAAGGTCGTGTTCTTCACAACGATAAACAATGTGAAGTTCAAGAAACCCGTGATACCGGGAGATACGATGCGCATGGAGATCAAGATCGAGCGCTATGTCGAGCGGGCTTCCGCCATCATCGTACAGATGCACGGCGAGACCAAGGTGGACAACGAGCTTACCTGCGAAGCCGACCTCGGTGCCTGGCTTGTCCCGCGCGACAAGGCGAAGCAGTAA
- a CDS encoding substrate-binding domain-containing protein, whose protein sequence is MSTRTTSLFQELRDTLKGRIRGGAYHAGDILPREKDLCREFSVSRVTVRKALDALKKEGLIASKKRHGTTVIYRGKKRTNMIGIVVPNSWQSLYAGIIHTMEKMLAAQNIDLMLRNGDNDPVRERAGIESILRRNADAFIFVWDKRSGKNLAVIREAVQRIPSIVIDAHIPGMTADFIASDHRTGARLAAEHLIAEGAKRLMHVRGTNGVWSADERYNGFIDACRAHHIDDKDIAVITGHFDEESATKALKRYLTGGGFIPDGVFASSDMTAYAAESVLAARGIRCPADVRIIGFGNDLAVQRNAYGLSTVDQHPEHIGKMIAKRIIDRMHAADTPAHGMTLVPTSLIVRRSSHIPGKS, encoded by the coding sequence ATGAGTACGAGGACAACATCACTTTTTCAGGAACTGCGCGATACGCTTAAGGGACGTATACGCGGCGGTGCGTATCATGCCGGTGATATTCTGCCGCGTGAGAAGGACCTCTGCCGCGAATTCTCGGTGAGCCGGGTCACCGTGCGCAAAGCCCTCGATGCGCTCAAGAAAGAAGGGCTTATCGCAAGTAAAAAGCGTCACGGGACGACGGTCATATACCGCGGAAAAAAAAGGACGAATATGATCGGCATCGTCGTGCCGAATTCGTGGCAGTCGCTCTATGCGGGCATCATCCATACAATGGAGAAAATGCTCGCTGCGCAGAACATCGATCTCATGCTTCGTAACGGTGATAATGACCCCGTGCGTGAACGCGCCGGAATCGAATCGATACTGCGGCGCAATGCGGACGCGTTCATTTTCGTATGGGATAAGCGATCGGGGAAGAACCTTGCCGTCATACGGGAAGCGGTGCAGCGGATACCGTCCATCGTCATCGATGCGCATATTCCCGGCATGACGGCCGACTTCATTGCGAGCGATCACCGCACCGGGGCGAGGCTTGCTGCCGAGCATCTTATCGCAGAGGGAGCGAAGCGGCTCATGCATGTGCGCGGGACGAACGGTGTTTGGTCGGCGGATGAGCGATACAACGGGTTCATCGACGCATGCCGTGCGCACCATATCGATGATAAGGATATCGCCGTCATCACGGGGCACTTCGATGAGGAGAGCGCGACAAAGGCGCTGAAACGATACCTTACCGGCGGCGGCTTCATCCCCGACGGCGTGTTCGCATCATCGGACATGACGGCGTACGCGGCAGAATCGGTCCTGGCCGCCCGCGGAATACGATGCCCGGCGGATGTGCGCATTATCGGATTCGGCAATGATCTTGCGGTACAGCGCAATGCCTACGGCTTATCGACGGTCGATCAGCACCCCGAGCATATCGGGAAGATGATAGCGAAACGCATCATCGACCGTATGCATGCAGCGGACACACCGGCTCACGGCATGACGCTCGTACCGACATCGCTTATCGTGAGGCGATCTTCGCACATACCGGGGAAATCCTGA